The following are encoded together in the Humulus lupulus chromosome 5, drHumLupu1.1, whole genome shotgun sequence genome:
- the LOC133778782 gene encoding spermidine hydroxycinnamoyl transferase-like, whose protein sequence is MGRTPRFDHSKDFSNMPFLLKQPTVEELKKMKTTVVTLKLANEQVQKLIKRANQDRQISTTLETSRPYTRYEVLTTHIWRCSTKARKHQREQPTACAITIDSRKRLQPPLPFSYFVNGAFDVMASCTSGDLLSKSLGFGTSKLRSAIEMVTNDYILSAIDFLKSQQDLTEFQCSYISSTNGGGKYYGV, encoded by the coding sequence ATGGGGAGAACGCCACGCTTTGATCACTCCAAGGACTTCAGTAATATGCCGTTTTTGTTGAAACAACCTACTGTCGAAGAGCTCAAGAAGATGAAAACCACAGTGGTCACGCTCAAGCTTGCAAACGAACAAGTCCAGAAGCTGATAAAGAGGGCCAATCAGGACCGTCAGATCAGTACTACCCTCGAAACATCACGACCTTATACGCGGTACGAGGTCTTAACGACTCATATTTGGAGGTGTTCAACTAAGGCGAGGAAGCACCAGAGGGAACAACCCACAGCGTGCGCCATAACAATCGACTCACGAAAGCGCCTTCAGCCGCCGTTACCATTTTCGTACTTCGTTAATGGAGCTTTCGACGTAATGGCGAGCTGTACCTCTGGAGATTTGTTGTCTAAGTCGTTAGGTTTCGGAACGAGTAAATTACGCTCGGCAATTGAGATGGTGACAAACGACTATATTTTGTCAGCAATTGACTTCCTAAAAAGTCAACAAGACCTGACCGAATTCCAGTGCTCATATATATCGTCAACTAATGGAGGAGGCAAATACTATGGGGTTTGA